In the Malania oleifera isolate guangnan ecotype guangnan chromosome 1, ASM2987363v1, whole genome shotgun sequence genome, one interval contains:
- the LOC131148806 gene encoding uncharacterized protein LOC131148806, with protein MGLFGYYRKVRHIPDLRKNLISVRQLDDKGHAMLFTVGTWKVTKRARVLVCGKKSVMTLANITSNINYIPMLNGSNFKSWKENLLIVLGVMDLDLALSVNSSPPITDKTTSNEKRDFERWEKSNRMYMMIMKRAILEAFRGTMSDCITTTKDFLTDIEKRFVKNEKFEISTLLTSLILKRYKGEGNIREYILELSHLTSKLKALKLELSEDLLVHLVLLSLPAQFSQFKVSYNCEKETWSLNELISHYVQEEERLKQDKAESAHLASTFKEKKRKEEEEG; from the exons ATGGGTCTATTTGGTTACTACAGAAAGGTACGACATATTCccgacctgagaaagaatttgatttctgTCAGACAACTTGATGATAAAGGGCATGCGATGTTGTTCACTgttggcacttggaaggttacaaagagAGCTAGAGTATTGGTTTGTGGAAAGAAGTCTG TTATGACACTTGCTAATATCACATCCAACATCAATTATATTCCTATGCTAAATGGCTCGAACTTTAAGTCATGGAAGGAGAACCTTTTAATTGTTCTTGGAGTCATGGACCTCGACCTTGCGTTAAGTGTTAATTCTTCCCCACCTATTACGGACAAAACTACCTCTAATGAGAAAAGGGACTTTGAAAGGTGGGAAAAATCAAatcgtatgtatatgatgatcaTGAAGAGAGCCATTCTAGAAGCATTTAGGGGCACTATGTCTGATTGTATAACTACAACTAAGGATTTCCTTACCGACATTGAAAAGAGGTTTGTCAAGAATGAAAAGTTTGAAATTAGTACACTCTTGACAAGCCTAATTTTAAAGAGGTATAAAGGTGAGGGTAACATTAGGGAGTACATTCTAGAATTGTCTCATCTTACTTCTAAGTTGAAAGCACTTAAGCTTGAACTGTCTGAGGACTTGTTAGTGCATTTGGTATTATTATCCCTGCCGGCACAGTTTAGCCAATTTAAGGTGAGCTATAACTGTGAGAAAGAGACCTGGTCTCTAAATGAGCTCATCTCACACTATGTACAGGAAGAGGAAAGACTTAAGCAAGATAAGGCAGAGAGTGCTCACCTAGCCTCGaccttcaaagaaaaaaaaaggaaagaagaggaagaaggataG